tctaggccggaactgttaacagcagtttccccgtggttgactgaagggcttccagggtgaatcagtggcacccctttgtggtggaagcaaagacctgcggaggtgggcattgttggtcctatcttgtgtgaccaaggagactccggtgaatccagggagtcggaggggctgagtatttgggccctttgagcccctagcagccgagtgttatcagagccccggaccgcccacccccacgtgacactggGCACATGCTACAGGCAGGACACATGATACAGGCAGGACACATGATACAGGCAAGACACATGATACAGGCAGGACACATGATACAGGCAAGACACATGATACAGGCAGGACACATGATACAGGCAAGACACATGATACAGGCAGGACACATGATACAGGCAAGACACATGATACAGGCTGGACACATGATACAGGCTGGACACATGCTACAGGCAGGACACATGATACAGGCAAGACACATGATACAGGCAGGACACACGATACAGGCAGGACACATGATACAGGCAAGACACATGATACAGGCAAGACACATGATAGAGGCAGGACACACGATACAGGCAGGACACATGATACAGGCAGGACACATGATACAGGCTGGATCATGCAACAGACAGGACACATGATACAGGCAGGACACATGATACAGGCAAGACACATGATACAGGCAAGACACATGATACAGGCAGGACTCATGATACAGGCAGGACACATGATACAGGCAGGACACATGCTACAGGCAGGACTCATGATACAGGAAGGACACATGATACAGGCAAGACACATGATACAGGCAGGACACATGATACAGGCAAGACACATGATACAGGCAGGACACATGATACAGGCAGGACACATGATACAGGCAAGACACATGATACAGGCAGGACACATGATACAGGCAGGACACATGCTACAGGCAGGACTCATGATACAGGCAGGACACATGATACAGGCAGGACACATGACACAGGCAGGACACATGACACAGGACACAGGCAGGACACATGACACAGGCAGGACACATGACACAGGCAGGACACATGATACAGGCTGGACACACGACACAGGCAGGACACATGACACAAGCAAGACACATGACACAGGCAGGACACAGCCTCGTCACCACCTACCTTCACATGAAGCCAACAGGTTCCTGCTGTGACTTAGCCATTTTCTCCTGGCATCATTAGTCATAGATTTGTTGGTTCATTTTACTTATTCGCTATTATCTTATGAAGGTTAACCTCCACCCTTAccagttggcagggttgttggtcttatgttactggtaacaaactgcgtactcttaagagttgtgtcctcgtggccgtcctcctgccaccgtaaccggcgatgggaaacggctctggcgaggttgcatattggccatactcgcttaactgatggtcacttgatggagcgctgccctgccccttattgtcctaattgcattgtccctcttacggtcgtgcatatccttgttgaatgtcctgacttccaggacgagcgtgtgtcttgttttccgaccgtccctcgcggtcacttccctggaaacacaaaccgtaactgtctctattttccgcttgttacaacttgtaataaagttgttacatcttggcttaacgtgtttaggacgtattagaacgttgttacaacttgctctattggttgttataactggttaggaggtgttaaaacttgttcgaacgttgtaccaacgtcgtagtttcggtgtgtgtttgacggGTTGTCCCTCGATAGTGTTCTTGGTGActcgaatacttttgatatcgttcgccttatgcgtttctgttctggtattggcatccttggtgatatttagcgccctctgattatcccgcacatttgatggtgctacacagccttcccggcttggtgtcttcttttgataattacttacttataaaGGTTAATCAAACTGCAATAAAGACAAACTTTATTTCCGTATGTTTCACAGCACTTACGGCGCCTGTGGTGTAAATGTAAAGTTCAGTAGGTCATAGAAAatatattttgtatgtggttatggaaaaataagagagagagagagagagagagagagagagagagagagagagaagaagtagAAGAAGCGTAGAGAAGTGAAGGGAAGAGTAGGGAGAGATTGTAGGCACCAGATAATATTTACCTGAAATTGTTAAAAAAGAATAAATAACTAATGATTCTTAGAAATTCTAAAATGCATGTCTAAAGGCTTCTTCATTAAGGAAAAAGAAAATGTAAAAACTCATATTATGCCTTAGTTACCCGCCTGGTGTTTTCTTTTGGTAATTATCAAATAAGTATAATTTATACAAATTTGTATGATAATATCTATACAGCCATTATACTGTATACTACAGTGGTACTACATGTGTTTGTGGTAACTTATGCCTTAGTTACTACAGACATGTGTGAAGCACCAGTCTACAGTGCCCTTGACCTAACAACCTTGCTTCAGCTGCTGCTTCAGCTGCTGCTTCAACTACTGCTTCGGTATATCTTAGACATGAAGCTGTTTTTGAAGGCACTCGTATGAGCACTCAGACTTTGTCACAAGAACCAACTTGATTGTAAGAAGGTATAATAAGGTTGGTATCTTCGTACACACAAGTTGGTAAGAAGATACCATCCAACTTTGCTGCCAGAAGACGCCAACTTGGCTGCCAGAAGACACCAACTTGGCTGCCAGAAGACGCCAACTTGGCTGCCAGAAGACGCCAACTTGGCTGCCAGAAGACACCAACTTGGCTGCCAGAAGACACCAACTTGGCTGCCAGAAGACGCCAACTTGGCTGCCAGAAGACGCCAACTTGGCTGCCAGAAGACGCCAACTTGGCTGCCAGAAGACGCCAACTTGGCTGCCAGAAGACGCCAACTTGGCTGCCAGAAGACGCCAACTTGGCTGCCAGAAGACACCAACTTGGCTGTGAGAAGACGCCAACTTGGCTGTGAGAAGACGCCAACTTGGCTGTGAGAAGACGCCAACTTGGTTGCCAGAAGACGCTAACTTGGCTGCCAGAAGACACCAACTTGGCTGCCAGAAGACGCCAACTTGGCTGCCAGAAGACGCCAACTTGGCTGCCAGAAGACGCCAACTTGGCTGCCAGAAGACGCCAACTTGGCTGCCAGAAGACGCCAACTTGGCTGCCAGAAGACGCCAACTTGGCTGCCAGAAGACACCAACTTGGCTGTGAGAAGACGCCAACTTGGCTGTGAGAAGACGCCAACTTGGCTGTGAGAAGACGCCAACTTGGTTGCCAGAAGACGCTAACTTGGCTGCCAGAAGACACCAACTTGGCTGCCAGAAGACGCCAACTTGGCTGCCAGAAGACGCCAACTTGGCTGCCAGAAGACGCCAACTTGGCTGCCAGAAGACGCCAACTTGGCTGCCAGAAGACGCCAACTTGGCTGTCAAAAGACGCCAACTTGGCTGTCAAAAGACGCCAACTTGGCTGCCAGAAGACGCCAACTTGGCTGCCAGAAGACGCCAACTTGGCTGCCAGAAGACGCCAACTTGGCTGCCAGAAGACGCCAACTTGGCTGCCAGAAGACGCCAACTTGGCTGCCAGAAGACGCCAACTTGGCTGCCAGAAGACGCCAACTTGGCTGCCAGAAGACGCCAACTTGGCTGCCAGAAGACGCCAACTTGGCTGCCAGAAGACGCCAACTTGGCTGCCAGAAGACGCCAACTTGGCTGCCAGAAGACGCCAACTTGCCTGCCAGAAGACGCCAACTTGGCTGCCAGAAGACGCCAACTTGGCTGTCAAAAGACGCCAACTTGGCTGCCAGAAGACACCAACTTGGCTGCCAGAAGACGCCAACTTGGCTGCCAGAAGACGCCAACTTGGCTGCCAGAAGACGCCAACTTGGCTGCCAGAAGACGCCAACTTGGCTGCCAGAAGACGCCAACTTGGCTGCCAGAAGACGCCAACTTGGCTGCCAGAAGACGCCAACTTGGCTGCCAGAAGACGCCAACTTGGCTGCCAGAAGACGCCAACTTGGCTGCCAGAAGACGCCAACTTGGCTGCCAGAAGACGCCAACTTGCCTGCCAGAAGACGCCAACTTGGCTGCCAGAAGACGCCAACTTGGCTGCCAGAAGACGCCAACTTGGCTGTCAAAAGACGCCAACTTGGCTGCCAGAAGACACCAACTTGGCTGCCAGAAGACGCCAACTTGGCTGCCAGAAGACGCCAACTTGGCTGCCAGAAGACGCCAACTTGGCTGCCAGAAGACGCCAACTTGGCTGCCAGAAGACGCCAACTTGGCTGCCAGAAGACGCCAACTTGGCTGCCAGAAGACGCCAACTTGGCTGCCAGAAGACGCCAACTTGGCTGCCAGAAGACGCCAACTTGGCTGCCAGGTTAACACCTCAGgtctcttcatcatgttcagagcTGTGAAAATGTCTATAAATCCATGTTACACTGGTCAACATAACCctagaaacacaaaccgtaactctattttccgcttgttacaacttgtaataaagttgttacatcttggcttaacgtgtttatgacgtattagaacgttgttacaacttgctatattggttgttataactggttaggaggtgttaaaacttgttcgaacgttgtaccaacgtcgtagtttcggtgtgtgttaggTGGGAAATAAAATTCACTTCCGATGAATGTTACTGTTTTTCACTTCCACTGTATATGTTGCCTCTTGATAAGTTATACGTTATATTACGTGTATTAACATGAAGCTTAACAGTCAGCTTTATATAGCTATAAAACATATATAACTTTAGCAATTTTGTCTGTAATCTTTAATATAAGTTATTATTCATGTTAAGGTTGTAACAATTACTGTTGCATTAACTTTTTTTTGTATTAGCTATTTTATTTATTCAATATCATGCCATAATGTGTCTTTTTATACAACATATACTGTATAATTATAATGATCAGTGAATTATTATTACTTGTATAAATGAATAATGTATTGGAAATTTTGACGACTAAGTCAGTTAGAGACATACAAGCGTTTCTGAAGAGGGAGTTAAAagcgaagggaactatcaggaggaaagcgccaagccattacgtctataattcactgggaagggatcaggataaggatttgggatgggacgaggggaaaggaatggtgccccaaccacttggacggtcggggattgaacggcgacctgcattaagcgagaccgtcgctctaccgtccagcccaagtgagtgTGTTTGAATATGAGCTACTGATGAAGTATGTTTGGGTAAGGAGAGAGGAATATTATCCTTGGCGGATAATAGCCTGGAGCTGGATAATATGTGAGCTCACAGCCTGGATTCATCAAGCTCATTGATGATCCATGTATGTAATCACTTACGAAAGCGTTACATCCTGTATCATAGCGGTTGTATTATCGCTTATTAAACAGGTTACGCGCGTCGTCACTTCACAACCCACAAGGTTATTATCATCATACACAACCTCGGAGCTCTTTGGAGCTCAGAAACTACataacaaatgtaaacaaagctctCATAATTAGACAAAGACGTTCAGGCTTCATAACCCGTTGTGTAAATGCTTTGGCGAAATCTGGCTGGTTAGGCTGTCACAGGAGCCGGATGGGACCCGGTTGTCCTGGTGGCCGGGACCAATGGGCACCTCTGGTTATGCCAGACCGGCTTTCCTCCTGGAATAATGGTAACCTCGATCATCCCTTCACAAGGACCAAAAAGAGGTCTCCGCCTGATTGCATTGCCAAGTTGCAAGATTGCACGAGACTAATTGCATGGAGGTGGTtcactggtggaggaggaggtggattaGTGGCCACGGGATGGTTGTTGGGCTCGTTGTAGGGTGGGCTGGTTGTAGGGGGGCTGGTTGTTGGGTTGGTTGTAGGGGTTGGTTGTAGAGGGGGCTGGTTGTAGAGGGGGCTGGTTGTAGGGGTTGGTTGTAGGGGTTGGTTGTAGGGGGGCTGGTGTAGGGGTTGGTTGTAGGGGTTGGTTGTAGGGGGGCTGGTGTAGGAGTTGGTTGTAGGGGTTGGTTGTAGGGGAGCTGGTGTAGGGGTTGGTTGTAGGGGGGCTGGTGTAGGGGTTGGTTGTAGGGGGGCTGGTGTAGGGTTTGGTTGTAGTAGTTGGTTTGAGAGGCTGGCTGTCGAAGATGGTTGTAGGGGGATGGTTGAAGGGGTTAGTCGTAAGGAGTGCTTGTTTTAAGGGGATGGATGTAGGGGCTGGTTGTAGGAGGGCTGGTTGTAGGAGGGCTGGTTGTAGGAGGGCTGGTTGTAGGAGGGCTGGTTGTAGGAGATGATTGTTGATTGGTTGTAATACAAGTAGCGATAAAGGGTTCCTTGCTGAACTGTTGTTGTAGTCCATCGCCCATCGCCCTCCCCAGCTTCCCTCCCCTAGCTctgccaccatcacccccccctccctcccctctccccccaccacaccatgAAAGCCTCGTTAAGCCTTCTATAGAAACTAACCCCTCCTATTATGCGTGAAGGTGGTTCAGTAATTACCTTGCCTGGCTCCTATGCTTGAATACACAGGggtgtacgtacacacacactcacacacacacacacacacacacacacacacacacacacacacacacacacacacacacacacacacacacacacacacacagggggctggtgtgtgtgtgtgtgtgtgtgtgtgttcccccctttcacccctggtgaaagggggaactctgacacccgagtttccaagaagagtctcaaggtttggtacaccaatgctgatggggtagccaataaagcagaagagataaaagaaagagttagtgaggcagacccagacatagtggcaatagtggaaactaaaataaatggcatgatcttggatgcaatctttccagaggggtaccaggtgataagaaaagaaaggacacagagacagggaggaggagtggcactactaataaagcggaaatggaagtttgatgagctggaaaatccgggtaccaatgaaagcacaagcttcatacatggaactctgacagtggatgggaagaagattgtaatcttgatattctacaatcccccaccaaacagtagaaggcccaggcaggagtacgaggacagcaacaagacatgtatggatgaactgcagagggcagcaactttagcgcatagaatgagagcgaagctgctggtcatgggggacctaaatcacggagagatagattgggaaacgaggaatccccatggcggggaggagacctggggagcgaagctggtagacgttattgacaggaatttcctaacacagcatgtgaaagaagatactagggaaagaggaggggatacgcccagcctattagatctcattatcactcagaatgtagaagacatcgagcagttggaacatgaaataccactaggagctagtgaccattgtgtcctagtctttgactacatgatggagcttaaaattgtgaccaaaggacaagaggtccgggaaaggagacttgattacagaaaaggggactacagaaggataagggactacctgggagaagtgcagtgggaggaagaacttagaggtaaaacagtgcaaggtatgatgaaccaagtcatattgaaatgcaaggaggctgaagatagatttattccaacaataaaggaaaaaagcaggagggaatataataacccatggtttaatagacagtgtcaggaagcaaaggtgagaagcaggagggagtggaggaagtacagaagacaaaggacagaggacaacaggattagatgtaacagagctaggaatgattacattaacataagacgagtgtcggaaagaaattatgagaacgatattgcagtcaaagcgaaaaagcaaccaaaattactacatagccatataagaaggaagatgtcggtaaatgaccaagtgacaagactgaggaaaacagaaggggcatatacagaaagcgacaaggaaatctgcgaggtactgaatgcaaaattccatggagtgttcacaaccgagcctgagcagctcccattgttagaagagattacccaagatgaaagactatcagatatagaggtgacagcagaggatgtaatgaaacagttgacaacactggatgcaaataaagctgttggaccagacaaagtatcaccgtggatacttaaagaggcagcgcaggctctcagcgtgcctctggcaatgatctttaatgagtcacttatgtcgggagaagtgcccagttgctggaaggaggcaaatgtcgtaccgattttcaaaaagggtgatagggaggaggcacttaactacagacccgtatcactgacaagcatcccctgcaaaatacttgaaagaataattaggctaagacttgttgagcacctggagagcattgggtttgtaaacaagcaccaacatgggttctggacagggaaatcatgcctaacaaaccttttagaattctatgataaagtaacaaggataaggcaggacagagaaggctgggcagactgcatatttcttgactgccaaaaggcctttgatacggtaccacacatgagactgctatacaaacttgagaggcaggcaggagtaagcggaaaggccctagtatgggtgaagaactacctaacaggaaggagccagagggtaatggtaaggggcgaaaagtcggactggcgaacagtaacaagtggagtacctcaaggatcggtgctgggaccaatcctctttctaatttacgtaaattatatgtttacaggagtggaatcatacatgtcaatgtttgcagatgacgcaaaattaatgagaagagttgtgacagacgaggattgtaggatcctccaagaggacttaaacaggctgcagagatggtcagggaaatggctactggagtttaacaccagtaaatgtaaagttatggaaatgggatcaggtgacaggagaccaaagggacagtacacaatgaaggggaacagcctacctgtaacga
This genomic window from Procambarus clarkii isolate CNS0578487 chromosome 62, FALCON_Pclarkii_2.0, whole genome shotgun sequence contains:
- the LOC138354380 gene encoding chloride intracellular channel protein 6-like, which encodes MLQAGHMIQAGHMIQARHMIQAGHMIQARHMIQAGHMIQARHMIQAGHMIQARHMIQAGHMIQAGHMLQAGHMIQARHMIQAGHTIQAGHMIQARHMIQARHMIEAGHTIQAGHMIQAGHMIQAGSCNRQDT
- the LOC138354381 gene encoding histidine-rich protein PFHRP-II-like, yielding MIQAGHMIQARHMIQARHMIQAGLMIQAGHMIQAGHMLQAGLMIQEGHMIQARHMIQAGHMIQARHMIQAGHMIQAGHMIQARHMIQAGHMIQAGHMLQAGLMIQAGHMIQAGHMTQAGHMTQDTGRTHDTGRTHDTGRTHDTGWTHDTGRTHDTSKTHDTGRTQPRHHLPSHEANRFLL